One stretch of Arachis duranensis cultivar V14167 chromosome 1, aradu.V14167.gnm2.J7QH, whole genome shotgun sequence DNA includes these proteins:
- the LOC107470035 gene encoding G-type lectin S-receptor-like serine/threonine-protein kinase LECRK3, with protein sequence MASNRIHVLFLWLPFCVALAAEAAVEKSIWSGDLLSPPDSNTTNPSSWVSSSGHFAFGFYRHGNGHGYAIGIWLIAGTNETVVWTANRDDPPISSNSTLQLTVDGLLLKQGSDAQGQVYVASEPAGSASMLDSGNFVIYSQESSFFVVWQSFHHPTDTILGGQNLTILNQLVSSRSTSDRSTGHYYLAYQRDNNLVAYPVNSSSQPLDAYWASMDYFPYMIGVEQLSLDTKGNLCFIAPTQCLATNTHHQNKPQNTSSIYRATLDVDGNLRLYEHLFEDVEGSTITNSPSSSSLVHTLWQAFTDECQIKGFCGSNSFCSNIRGNARCQCYPGFVPYNTKTSYSNAMFLECKLNYTKDDCERSGGRNYLLYNTVSLEEMRWDDCPYWAKPMSMEACNKSCKEDCDCGAALYTNGQCNKYSLPVRYGRKVPNASDTGMALFKVPSGYVIGKNTTTSSPKNPNAIVNNQRGLILILASTLGSISFLCVVFVVSIFFIYRSQVHRFTKLSASSNLGFTEECSLRSFSFDELVKATSGFTEEVGRGSFGAVYRGTIGENSKRIAVKRIEKFVDEGEREFRAEITAISRTHHRNLVKLIGFCIEGSRKLLVYEYVSNGSLANLLFKTKKHLPWKERLKIALDVARGVQYLHEECEVRIVHCNLKPHNILMDELLTAKISDFGLARLSKPELSSIRPDKNEVRTGYLAPEWQKEALASVKADVFSYGIVLLEIVCRRRSIEVNVPSPEEVLLSSWAYHCFATEQLHKLVAYNEDEKQDMDWKTLERMVKVGLLCVQDDPSLRPSMRNVILMLEGWKDVPIPPSPSC encoded by the exons ATGGCTTCAAACCGCATTCATGTTCTGTTCTTATGGCTGCCCTTTTGTGTGGCCCTGGCAGCTGAAGCTGCAGTTGAGAAAAGTATTTGGTCGGGTGATCTTCTTTCTCCTCCTGACAGTAACACTACAAACCCATCTTCTTGGGTATCAAGTTCTGGTCACTTTGCATTCGGCTTTTACCGTCACGGTAACGGCCACGGCTACGCCATTGGAATATGGCTAATAGCTGGAACCAACGAGACGGTTGTGTGGACCGCTAACCGTGACGACCCTCCAATCTCATCTAACTCCACCTTGCAATTAACCGTGGATGGCCTACTTCTGAAGCAAGGTAGTGATGCCCAAGGACAGGTCTATGTGGCTTCAGAGCCAGCAGGTTCCGCATCCATGCTTGATTCCGGTAACTTTGTGATCTATAGTCAAGAAAGTTCTTTCTTTGTTGTGTGGCAAAGCTTTCATCACCCAACTGACACCATATTAGGAGGCCAGAATTTAACTATTCTGAACCAGCTAGTCTCTAGCAGGTCCACTTCAGACCGTTCCACTGGACACTACTATCTTGCCTATCAGCGTGATAACAACCTTGTTGCTTATCCCGTCAATAGCTCCTCACAGCCTCTTGATGCTTACTGGGCTTCCATGGATTACTTCCCGTATATGATTGG GGTGGAACAGTTGAGTCTTGACACTAAAGGCAATCTTTGCTTCATTGCCCCTACTCAATGCCTGGCTACTAACACTCACCACCAAAACAAGCCGCAGAACACTAGCTCAATCTACCGCGCAACTCTTGATGTTGATGGAAACCTGAGATTGTATGAGCACCTATTTGAGGATGTGGAGGGGAGTACAATTACAAactcaccatcatcatcatcacttgTTCATACGTTGTGGCAAGCCTTCACAGATGAATGCCAAATCAAGGGGTTTTGCGGCTCCAACAGTTTCTGCTCCAACATAAGAGGCAATGCTAGATGCCAGTGTTATCCTGGTTTCGTCCCCTACAACACCAAAACCAGTTATAGTAATGCCATGTTTCTGGAGTGCAAACTGAACTACACCAAAGATGATTGCGAAAGAAGTGGTGGCCGAAACTATTTGTTGTATAACACTGTTTCCTTGGAGGAGATGCGGTGGGATGACTGCCCATATTGGGCTAAACCAATGAGCATGGAAGCTTGTAACAAGTCTTGCAAGGAGGATTGTGATTGTGGAGCAGCATTATACACAAATGGCCAATGCAACAAATATAGTCTTCCAGTCAGATATGGCAGAAAGGTTCCAAATGCATCAGACACAGGCATGGCACTCTTCAAGGTTCCTTCGGGATATGTCATCGGGAAAAACACAACCACCTCATCTCCCAAGAATCCTAATGCCATTGTTAATAACCAGAGAGGTCTGATACTGATTCTAGCCTCTACTTTGGGTTCCATTTCATTTCTCTGTGTGGTCTTTGTTGTGTCTATTTTCTTCATTTATAGGAGCCAAGTTCATAGATTTACAAAGCTCTCTGCAAGTTCAAATCTTGGATTCACCGAGGAATGTTCGCTACGCTCGTTTTCCTTTGATGAACTTGTCAAAGCAACTAGTGGCTTCACAGAGGAGGTAGGCAGAGGATCCTTCGGAGCAGTTTATAGAGGCACAATAGGAGAGAATAGCAAAAGGATTGCCGTCAAGAGAATAGAGAAGTTTGTTGATGAAGGGGAGAGGGAATTCCGAGCCGAAATCACTGCCATTTCTAGAACTCATCATAGGAATCTGGTTAAGCTCATTGGCTTCTGTATTGAGGGGTCAAGGAAGCTTCTTGTCTATGAATATGTCAGCAATGGATCTCTTGCGAATCTTCTCTTCAAGACTAAGAAGCATCTGCCATGGAAAGAGAGACTCAAAATTGCATTGGATGTGGCCAGAGGAGTCCAGTATCTACATGAAGAGTGTGAAGTTCGTATTGTCCATTGTAATCTGAAGCCTCACAATATACTAATGGATGAACTATTGACGGCTAAGATATCAGATTTCGGATTGGCAAGGCTATCAAAGCCGGAACTTTCGAGTATTAGACCGGACAAGAACGAGGTTAGAACCGGGTACTTAGCACCTGAATGGCAAAAGGAGGCATTGGCATCGGTTAAAGCTGATGTTTTCAGTTATGGGATAGTACTGTTGGAGATTGTATGCCGCAGAAGGAGTATAGAAGTAAATGTTCCATCACCGGAGGAGGTGCTTCTTTCTAGTTGGGCATATCATTGCTTTGCGACTGAGCAGTTACATAAACTTGTTGCTTACAATGAGGATGAAAAGCAAGACATGGATTGGAAAACACTGGAAAGAATGGTGAAGGTGGGGCTGCTGTGTGTTCAAGATGACCCATCTCTGCGTCCTTCAATGAGGAATGTCATTTTGATGTTGGAAGGATGGAAAGATGTTCCAATTCCCCCATCCCCATCCTGTTAG